The following DNA comes from Macaca thibetana thibetana isolate TM-01 chromosome 14, ASM2454274v1, whole genome shotgun sequence.
TTGtgagttaaaaatttttaaatgctcactGGAAGGATTTCTCCAGCTCTCTGCATTAGAACTGGTGTTTCCATCTGAAAACTTGGACTCAGAGaaaccttctttttcttcctctttctcttgtttcttatATGGCGATGCTAGAATCAATTCAACTTTACTTGTTTTTGTAGAGTTTTCTTTGTTCATCAGGAGAGGAATGGGTTGCCTATTTCTGGACACACTAATTGCTTCAGAAGCCCCTCCAAAGCCAGGTTCCTGAAAAGTCCCTTGTCGCCCTGCAACCCCACTTTCACTGTCCCTGTCCACTGGGGGGTTTACAGTGTTAATGGTCCCTATTTCATGAGCCACATAAAGTTGTGGGGTTCTAGGGATCTCAACTCCACTTTTGGAACCACAAAAATCTACCAATAAATCAGTCATATGTACGTCTCCTCCCAACTTTTTATTACATTGGTTGACTTGAGATTCCAAACCACTACTTTTAGCCTTCATTTCAGAGGTCTGTGAGGCTGCCCCGTAAAAATGGGGCACTGCCCCTAAGAACCTGGTCTGCTCTGACTGTGAGGACTCCTTCTTGTGCATTTCTTCTCTCACTGACACCTGCGACTGATAAGCAGGAGCTTCAGTTATTTCTTTAAGAAGTTTCTCAAAACCAGCATCAAAAGCACTCTCAGTTATTAATGGAGCCTCAGCCTTTTCTactgtttcttttaattcctcAGGATGGAATTCAGAAGTGGCTTGCCTGGGCTCCTTTGTACTACCTATTAACTTTGATGCAGAAAGATTCCCTGTATCGCTTTCATATTTTAAGGGGAAGGTTTCAGTTGCTTCCTTCAGTAGTTTTTCTAAGCCAGCACTGAATTCGAGGAACTCTGATTTGGGTTGAATAATTGTTTCCCTCACAATTTCTTCCACTTCCTGAGGTAGGCCTTTGCCATATTGAGCAACAGTGGAACCAAATGAGCTAAGTGTCTGGTCTGATAGAAACATTTGGGCAGCTAAATAAGATCCAAGTTCATGAGTTTTATCAGGAACTACATTGGAGGAATAAAAATCCTTCCTGTCTGGAACTATGGTGTCCATCATAGCCCATGGTGATATCACTCCTGGTGGATTTAGGGGGCTACCTAATGCCTGTACTGCTTCAGGAAATTCTGGGTTCACTTCTCCAGGACGTACTTCCCTTCCAGCTGGATAACTTAACCATACTTCTCTATGCAGCTTCTGTAATGCAGCATTTACATCATTCAACACAGGTCTGGGTGGAAGAACGACTTTCTCTACAGTCTCTGAAATTTCCGTTTGAGAAGGGTGTGCcctagcctggggaacaagatGAGCATCTTGGGGAAAAAGCATATCGTGGGGAGGGTTGGCCACATCCCCAAAAGAACCCTTTCTGGAAAGCTGGGAAGGTGGATCCAATGGATAAGAATCTTCTGCAGCCATCTGAATCAAATTCTCTGTGTTTAGCTGGCACTCACCACTTTCAGCTTTCTTGGGGAGAGCTGTATTTCCAAAAGTTTCATCTCTCTCTGGAAAAGGAGCTAGTATTTCTCTCTTATCAGCTGAAGTATTGTGACTCTGTTCTATCCCTTTTCCAAAAAATCTTCCTTCTTCCGGCTTAGAGTTGGTTCCAGTGATAACGGGCGCCAACTTGGTTTGCAAGGGAGAGGGTGAAGTTCCAgttgcttccttcaggagtttgTCTAGACTAGCAGTCAAAGAGTTCCGTTTAACCTTTGGAGGAACTACTGTTTTGTCAACATGCTCATTAATGATCTTCTCAGGTCCTTTGACTTCTTCCTCAGTATCAGCAAAATCTGTTTTTTGACGCCATGTCCTATTTTCAGAAACACTTGGCTCAAGCACTTGTTTTCCATGAACTTTTCCACCAGAGGGTTGAATTGCTGGTGTTGAGGCTTCTGAAAGCAGTTTCTGCAAGCTGTCATTAAAAGTGTCTTTGTAGTCTTTAGACAAAACATTGGTTTTTACTATGGATTCTTGAATCTCTTGGTCTGAGTAATCCTTTTCTTCCTTAAACACTGGAGTAACAATCCCTTCCAtattcttttccatgttttcctTTGATGACTCATTTCCTCGCAACTGATGAGTATACTTTCTAAGCAGACTCAAAGGAAATGTGGTTTCATCTGGTAGCACCTGGAGTATGCCCTTTGAATttaatttctccatttcctctcttCCCATAACTTTTTTTGGGCTTAGAAGCACCTCTGCTTCATGAGTATTTTTACCTGATAATTTAATGTCACTTAATTCCTTGTGTTTCTGCCTATTAAAAGGTGCAGAATTTTTTTGGCTTGCTGTGGTAATATTCTTGTCATTATTCTTACTGTTTAAATTAGTTTCTAAGTCCCAAAACTTTCTCAAATTCTCAAACTGAGAGGGATTATAGACCTGTTCCACATTGGGTTCATCCATTCTTTCTTTTAGGGACATAACTTTAAAGTTGGCATTTGATTCACAAACTAGAGGTCTGTCTTTCTCCAAAGGAACATGTCGTTCACTCCCAACATTTGAGGGACGTTGCAGTGCTGGTAAAGTAAGGTTTCTTCTAGAAGGCAAACTGTCTGCCATTGGTGATCTTTTTATAGgctcatttttcttattctgaaaCAGAGACACTTTATCTGACTCCTCAGCTGAAAGATAGTTTCTGGATGGATCTGATATTTGTGGCTTGGTCTCTTTAGATTTATTTGAGGAATAAGAATTGGAGAGCTGGGATGCTTGATCATCCTCATCTAGGATCACTCGTTTGGGAATGACCTGATTATATTCACTCTGGTCTGTAGATAAACTGTCCATAGATGATACACCCTGTGACTTCTGCACAGGCTGATATGCTTTAGCAGAAGGTTGTTCCTGGCTACATGAAGATGTGGGTTCTTTATGAGTTATCTTAGCAGCAGCTTTCTCTCCTTCCCAAAAGGATATTCTGTCACTCActcttttgtatttctctctctGCACTTGGTTCTTGGGAACCTCATCAGCTTCTTGCTGGAAATGGACCTCAGGCTTCTTCCAAGGAGAGCCGTTGTTGGCAATCCCAGGTGTTGACTTAATATTCTCTGGCTCTAAGGAAGCTTTCAGGATATAGGTATTTCCtcctttgctctttctctctgctttcatgTTATCTTTCAAACCTGGTTCTTTGACAATTGTTGAAGAGTCAAAATTCACTTCTGAGTGTCCTCTATTTTCTTCATGAGCATGAAACTTGGGTTCTTCTTCACCCAAGTTGCCAATATTATTAGTGTTGCATGGAACTTGGTTTTCTGCATCAGATTCCTTGAGAATATTGTAGGAATAGTTCCTTTTTGGAGGAGATACCCCGTTCCCTTTTCCTATGCTTTTTGAATCTTGGCTATAGTCCATATTTTTGCTCCTTTGACTTGGGGTGCCATAGCTTTCAAATGGCAATATACATGGGCCTTCCTTTGGGGCACCTTGTTGGGACAAATTCATGAATTTGGATTTGATGTTCACATTAGCATCTTGGCAACTTTCAGAAACCAGCATATCTCCCTCTACTTGGAATGTTGAATCAGATCTCACAGGCTTCGATTCAATTTTGCTGGATGATAGGTTCTTCAagccattttcttttaaagtagtGTCATCTGTCACCAAGTCAATAGCAACCTGTGATTTTGagtctgttttttctttggaCTCTATTCCTCGGGGATGTTGGAGGAATGACTTATTGTCATCTGAATAAGAACTTCGGTTAAACCAGTCTAGAACTTTAAATATGGAATCATCAGTTGACTTCTGTATCTCAGTGGCATATGGACTAGAACGTGAAGATGTCTTAGCTTTTAGAGCCGGGACAGGAGGGGGCTTACCTTGCTGATGGTCTCTAGAACTGCCACCTGGCACCTGAGACGGCTCAGGCTCAACACAATGAGACAGTTCATCTGCAACATAGAAATACTtttctaaataagaaaagagCATGCTTAAAGAACGGTTAATCATTCACATCATCTTTATAAAAGCACTTTGTATTTGCACTTTCTATACCACTAGCTGTTTATAACAGCATTTTTCAGGGGTTAAAAATGTAAGTTGTCCTAATTAAGGTATTCTACCAAAGGTGCCCTATGATAGTAAAGGAAAGGAATTGTAGAAACCAGGAAGTACAGGGTACGGACCTAACTGAAAAATTTATTTGAAGTTcctggtttattttaaaaatacatgttaattttGCATTCTGTGtcatgttacattttattttattattattttttgagatggagtcttactctgctgcctaggccagactgcagtggcaggatctcggctcactgcaacctcctcctcccacgttcaagcgattcttctgcctcagcctcccaaataactgggattaccgACACGCACCACcagtcccagctaatttttgtatttttagtagagacagggtttcaccatattggccaagttggtctcgaactcctgacctcgtgatccgcccacctcagcctcccaaagtgctgggattacagtcgtgagccaccacactcagttccatgttacattttaaatgttaattttctcttACTCTTAAATCTTTGTATAAAACTAACACTCCAGGAAGATACGCCATGCTGATTTTATGACTTCACCCATCCCCTGGCACGTATCATAAACCCTGGAGGAGGCCTAAATTCAGGTTTGAGAAACACAGACTTAAGTGATTTCAGGAGTtagaaaaagaacttttaaataaGACTAAACAAGGAATTTTATCCACAATATTTAAATGGGACaatgaggatatttccattcCTGGGCCTTATTCCTGATGTATTGAATGAGAAGAATTTCTGGAGATTGGGCACAGTAATCTTTACTAACAGCTATTCTAGTGACTGTTTTGCATACTGGAGTTTAAGAACTGTGttttcaaaccaacaaagatcaaaaagacaaagaagggcattacataatggtaaaggaatcaacgCAACAAGGagtgctaactatcctaaatatatatgcatccaatacaggagcacccagattcataaagcaagttcttagagacctacaaagagacttagactcccacacaataatagtgggagactttaacaccccactgtgatacagaaaattaacaaggatattcaggatttgaactaagctctggaccaagtggacctaatagacatctacagaactctccaccccaaatcaacagaatacacattcttctcagcaccacatcacacttattctaaaattgaccacataattggaagtaaaacagtcctcagcaaatgcaaaagaatggaaatcataacaaatagtctctcaggccacagcgcaatcaaattagaactcaggattaagaaactcactctaAACAGCACAACTAAATGGagactgaacaacttgctcctgaatgactaatgAGTaaacaacgaaatgaaggcagaaataaataagttctttgaaaccaatgagaataaagacacatcATTCctgaatctctgggacacagctaacgcagtgtttagagggaaatttatagcactaaatgcccacaggagaaagcgggaaagatctaaaatcgacaccctaacaccacaattagaataactggaaaagcaagagcaaacaaattcaaaagctagcagaagacaagaaataactaaaatcagaacagaactgaagagacaagaaaaacccctcaaaaaatcaatgaatccaggagcaggttcaggttttttgaaaagatcgacaaaatagatagaccattagccagactaacaagaaaagagagaagaatcaaatagacacaacaaaaaatgataaaggggatatcaccactggtcccacagaaatacaaaccaccatcagagaatactataaacacctctatgcaaataaactagaaaatctagaagaaatggataaattcctgggcacgcacaccctcccaagactaaaccaggaagacattgaatccctgaatagaccaataacaagttcagAAATAGAAGCAgcaattaacagcctaccaaccaacaaaagcccaggaccagatggattcacagccgaattctaccagaggtataaagagaaactggtaccattccttccgaaactatcccaaaaaatagaaaaagagggactcctccctaattcattttgtGACGCCAACatcaacctgataccaaaacctagtaggaacaacacaaaaaaagaaaatttcagaccaatatccctgacgaacatcgatgcaaaaattctcaataaaatactggaaaactgaatccagcagcacatcaaaaagcttatccaccatgatcaagtgggcttcatctctgggatgcaaggctggttcaacatacacaaatcaataaatgtaatccagcatataaacagaaccaaagacaaaaaccacatgattatctcaatagatgcagaaaaggccttcgaaaaaattcaacagcacttcttgctaaaaactcccaataaactaggtatcagtggaatgtatctcaaaataataaaagctatttatgacaaacccatagccaatatcacactgaatgggcaaaagctggaagcattctctttgaaagccggcacaagacaaggatgtcctatctcaccactcctattcaacatagtattgggagttctggccaggacagtcaggcaagagaaagaaataaatggtattcaaagaggaagagaggatgtcaaattgtctctttttgcagatgacatgattgtatatttagaaaacctcattgtctcagcccaaaatctccttaagctgataagcaacttcagcaaagtctcaggataccaaTTCAATGTGCACAAaacacaagcattcctatataccaataatagagagccaaatcgtgagtgaactcccattcacaattgctacaaagagaataaaatacttaagaatacaatttacaagggatgtgaaggagctcttcaaggagaactacaaaccactgctcaagttattaagagaggacacaaacaaatggaaaaacattccatgcccatggataggaagaatcaatatcatgaaaatggccatactgcccaaagtaatttatagattcaatgctatccccatcaagttaccactgactttcatcacagaattaggaaaaactttaaatttcatatggaaccaaaaaagaggttGCATAGCCAACacattcctaagcaaaaagaacaaagctggaggcatcatgctacctgacttcaaacaatactacaaggctactataaccaaaacagcatggtactggtaccaaaacagagatatagaccaatgggacagaaaagaggtctcagaaataatgccacacatctgcaaccatctgacctttgacaaacctgacaaaaacaagcaatgggggaaaggattccctatttaataaatggtgttgggaaaactggctagccatatgcagaaaactgaaactggatcccttccttacaccttatacaaaaattaactcaagatggattaaagacttaaacataaggcctaaaaccataaaaaccctagaagaaaacctaggcagtaccactTAGGatataggcataggcaaagaatacatgactaaaacaccaaaagcaatggcaacaaaagtcaaaactgacaaacaggatctaattaaattaaagcgcttctgcacagcaaaagaaactatcatcagagtgaacaggcaacctacagaatggcagaaaatttttgcaatctatccatatgacaaagggctaatatcagaatctacaaggaacttaaacaaatttacaagaaaaaaaacaaccccatcgaaaagtaggcgaaggatatgaacagacacttctcaaaagaagacatttatgtggccaacaaagatgataaaaagctcattatcactgatcattacagaaatgcaaatcaaaaccacaataagataccatctcacgccagttagaatggcaatcattaaaaagtcagaaaacaaccgatgctggagaggatgtggagaaataggaacgcttttacattgttggtgggagtgtaaattagttcaaccattgtggaagacagtgtggtgattcctcaaggatctagaaccagaaataccatttgaccaagcaatcccattactaggtatatacctaaagtcTTATAAACcattcacctataaagacacatgcacatgtttgtttactgcagcactgttcacaatagtagagacttggaaccaacccaaatgtctatcaatgttagactggaaaaagaaaatgtggtacatatacagcatggaatactatgccgccacaaaaaaggatgagttcatgtcctttgcagggacatggatgaagctggaaaccatcattctcagcaaactatcacaagatcagaaaaccaaacaccacatgttctcactcataagtgggagttcaacaatgagaacacacggacacaaggagggaaacatcacacaccagggcctgttgggatgtgggggggtaggggagggactgcattaggagaaatacctaatgtaggtgataggttgatgggtgcagcaaaccaccatggcacgtgtataccttgtaacaaacctgcacgttcttcacatgtatcccagaacttaaagtatatttttaaaaaacttaaaaaaaaaacaaatttgattgttgctattgtgaattatcCTGACTATAAAGAAACTATCATAGGGTCGGATGCAGGCTTATTAAAGACGGCAGAGAGTACACAGCATggctttttctattgtttctgtttttctaaaaaaacataagaaattaTGATCAGAAAACATTATGATTACTTCATGATCATATAGGTGTAAAAGTAGTTTGAGTCATCCCCTGAGAGTGGTAAGACCTTCAAGACAAGGCTAGTTAGCAGGGAAAAGCAGTACCCTCTTTGCCTCTCAACTCATACCAGCTGAAAGAGAAAGTGCCTTCAGAGCTTTTAAAGCCTAAGAACAAATGGCTGGAGGCCCGAGCAGGCCGAAGTCTGACACTTTTGCATAGTAAGGCCTCAAAGTCTAGTTTTCCATCCTTTGACACTAAGAAAGTGAAGGTTCTCTTGAGATTACAAAAGAAACCAAAGTTTGCTAAAATTGTAATTACTAAATTTGCATTAGGTGAGTAATAATATATTTACCCTGTACCAAGGTACTAGCTAATGACAGTAATTCTTTCTTACTCTATTCCACCTTGATTTAACTAAAAACATTgtcatttgtttaaataattgatatggttatatatatattagggTAAAGCATAATGGGCCAGAAACTGTGCTATCCTGGTTACTTTTAGTTATTGGTGATTGAGAAATAAACAAGAGGCATAAACATTTCCAGTGGCATCTGTCTGAACTGTAGATGGAATGCCTAGAAGGTTAAATTGGGCTTCTACAGGACTAGCTGGCCTGGGCATTCCAAGCCCACCGAGTTTTTATAATCTAGTAGTGACAACTCTCTTACCAGCAGGGCTTCTGGGTAATACAGATTCAAGTCTTGTTAATTCTGATGATTTATCTTTGTGTTCATTGATGGTTGGTGAATTCTCCATGGACTGTGGTCTTGCAGCTGAAACTTCGGAATGAGAATGGAGCCCATTAATTGGAAGAGAACCAGAAGTCACTGGCTGATGTGTTTCACTTTTTGATACATTTGGGCTTGAGGCTGACTGATGAAAAAGCAAAGACCTTCCGTATTGAGAAGGCTTAGGGTCACTCTGAAACTCTTCTGTGTCCCCTGCATCTTCTGTTCCATTTTTCAACCTGTCAGATTCTAAAACACTAAATTCTCCTACTTCCCGGCCATGGATTAGCCCAGGACTCTGTGGAAGCTCATCCTTCACTGCAGAGAATCTCACATGCTTTAATGGCTCCAGGGAGTTTGGGGAAGAGCTGTCTTCTAAAGAATGCTCCTTCTCAGAAATTCTCTCATGGATGGTTAGGCCAGGTGACACAATTTTGCTTTTGGGTTCAAAGCTGTGATTATAACGAAGGGTTTCTGAGTCTGTGCTACTGGAACTTGAGTTGCGCTTGAGGATTCCTCTCGGAGCCGCTCTCGCTTTCAGGGAGTCTGTCCTTTGTCTAGGAAAAGACTGgttatcatctttgtttaaaTCAGTTGGTTTGTAGATCATCTTCCTGGCTTTGGGGATTGGAGCCTTGATTTGGGACCCATTTGAAAGGCCTGGCACAGTCTGCTTTGATTTCTCTAACTTTTGGATTGAAGTATCTGTGACAGCTGACTTTTCTTTTGACTCTGACAATTcatctgaaaattaaaacacagtaaGTGATATATCATATGGAGagtaatacataatttaaaatacctGTCATAAACTTAACCTATACTtagtaaaactattaaaatattaaaaacagtaaaGTAGGTAGCATAAGTAGAGGCCTAATGtgaaaagcctttaaaaattcatgtattgGAGCACAGAGGACTTTTAAGGCACTGAAACTACTCTATGATACTACAATGGTGGCCACACACtattacacatttgtcaaaacccacagaatgtacaacgcTAAGAGTGAACGCCGATGTAAATGATGTGCTTTGGGTAATAGTGATGTCTCAGTgtggttcatcagttgtaacaaatgcaccattCTCATGGGGAATGTTGATAATGAGGGAGGTTATGCCTGTGTAGGGAGAGGGTGTATATGGAAAATGTCTGTATCTTTTGCTCAAtattgtgaacctaaaactgctctaaaaaataatgtCTATTCGAAAAATCATGTATAAACTTCATTGCACTGTACATTTAAGATTACTGTGCTTTATACAGTTTGTGATATTTTACACCCAATACAGAAAGTTTTtttaggaatgaaaagaaaatttctccaaagaggcttaaagaaaaacatagaagTCACTTAAATTCACCTgcagaaatcagaaaagaaaaggaaattcaattaaaataaaaataaaaccccattacctaaaacaaaatttatttttgtcaaaaagttaaaaacaggccaagcacagtggctcacacctgtaatcccagcacattgggaagccaagatgggtggatcacttgagtccaggagtttgagaccagcctggccaaaagggtgaaaccccatctctactaaaaatacaaaaattaggcaggcatgatagtgcaagcctatagtcccagctactcaggaggctgaggcacaagaagcccttgaacccgggaggcagaggttgcagtgagcggagattgcaccactgcactccagcctgggcaacagagtgggactccattgccaaaaaaaaaaaaaaaaaagttaaaaataaacatctaacatgttccagtgattttttttctataaaatattttatgtaatacaaAACGTGCCCAATGGAAAGTATATTAATATTCAAACATGCTAGTTGAAAACCCCAGCTCCACTGTTCGTTAATTCTCTACCCCTAACCACTCTTTAATGCTTGTGGAATCTTCTTCAAGTTGCTTTTGAGGAGACTTGAAATGTTTAGCATTTCCTCTTAACGGTATGCAAAAATGATAATATTCCATAGCAGGCTGACTTACATCAATTAAGCCACAAACATGATCAAACGCTGGTGGGCTGCTGGTTTGAGAATTACAGATTAGAGGATCATAACATTGTCAACAGGCTTTTTCTTCTTGAGGCAAGCCCTTTTAAAAGAACTTTgtgggcacacagtaggcatcCAATAAATACTGTTAAGTGGAAGACTGAATGTCTTGGGTCAAAAAATCTCCCAATTTACTGATGAGGGTATCCAAGACACGATGGAGGTCACATAACAAGTCACAGTTCTGAGACTGGAATGTGTGAGCTATCAGTTTCTAAAATTTCTGCTTCCTCTCCCTCAGGAAGGAAACCAACAAGCatagtaaaataagaaaactatcaGGACTTTTCACTTTCTCTTGGAAGTTATTTGAGTGAAAGGAACTCTGAGAATTTCCCTTTGTCCACagataacaaagataaaaatatcaagttcataaaaatatttaccctCTTTTGAAGTCTGAAAGAAACCAGTTCTTCCATTTTTTGACTGTTCATTTTTAGTTTGTTGTGACGAGTGACCTTCTGGCAACTTGGAGCTATTAAATGGATTCTTCCTCTGCTGGggacaaatattatttattaaacttattttaaatgtcatgACAGCAACTCAGTGTTGGCAAATGCCTATTATCTTCAATTTTGATAGTTTTATCCCATAAACTCCATTATTTGGCATGTTTGAAAAACAATTGTCCTGATTAATCTGCTTAGCACGGAATTGCCATATAtgccatataaaaattatataaaatatatgcaaacccAGAGTCCTACAAAGTGAGCTCAGAATCAGGCACTTAAATCAAAATCccacattttacaggtgaaaaaactTGGCCCTGGATATAGCAAAGACCAGATCAAGGTCAAAGGAAACTTGGGTCTGTAATCAGGTCAGAGTCCCACCAGTGCTTCTTCTACCACGCCAGACTCTCAGTCTGCTAGATCACAGCTGTACAAAATACAACTGTAATTGACCTTTCCTAAAGATTTCGAAGACATTTTAGGTATCTTGAAGTGCTTCACAGTCATATTATCATCAATTCTAATGATAAAAATGGTATCAatagaggttttaaaaattaatataggaCTCAATAGCAATGTTTACTGTCTACAGTTTAACAAATTAGCAATTCTCTCCCAGAAGCAGCTCTCTAACAGAGATTTAAGAAGCTATGCATAGGAATATAGGAATAAGGACTGACATGGAACTAACAAGCCTTATTCCAAATgctaaaaagcagcagcagcaccaaaTAGCTTCAGACTTTTTACCCTTTAGGGCAAGAAATCTGGGTGTTCAGCAATGCAGTGACCAATCCACTTTTTCCACCACGAGAGTGACTTCTTAAACTAAATAGTAAAAATTACCTGTGTTTGGTACCAAAAAACTGTTCTACAAAATTCTCTTTGTGGTGCTTTGACACAATGAGGAAAAATGGCATTCCTAACAAATATGAGATTTTCAAAATCTGGGCTCAATCTACCTTCTCTGGAGACACATttggtttctttgtgttttcctgGGACATATCAATCACAGTGGAAGCTGGATTTACCACACTGGAACtgtaaaaaaaacaataattcaaAGAATAAAACCTCACCTTTTGAGGAATCATAAATTATGCCTCTGAAGAGGAAAGCTATCAGCAGGCTAGGAGAAGAAGCTGGTGCGGAGGAAGAAGAAGGATTCTCTAGAGAATGATTCCCTATCCCAGGGACAGGACAGCGCCAGAGTGAGGGTAAGGCAAGAGTGAGTGGAGACAAGTGAGGTGGGCAGGCTCCCTCCAGAACCACCACGCCCTT
Coding sequences within:
- the SYTL2 gene encoding synaptotagmin-like protein 2 isoform X1 translates to MLVSESCQDANVNIKSKFMNLSQQGAPKEGPCILPFESYGTPSQRSKNMDYSQDSKSIGKGNGVSPPKRNYSYNILKESDAENQVPCNTNNIGNLGEEEPKFHAHEENRGHSEVNFDSSTIVKEPGLKDNMKAERKSKGGNTYILKASLEPENIKSTPGIANNGSPWKKPEVHFQQEADEVPKNQVQREKYKRVSDRISFWEGEKAAAKITHKEPTSSCSQEQPSAKAYQPVQKSQGVSSMDSLSTDQSEYNQVIPKRVILDEDDQASQLSNSYSSNKSKETKPQISDPSRNYLSAEESDKVSLFQNKKNEPIKRSPMADSLPSRRNLTLPALQRPSNVGSERHVPLEKDRPLVCESNANFKVMSLKERMDEPNVEQVYNPSQFENLRKFWDLETNLNSKNNDKNITTASQKNSAPFNRQKHKELSDIKLSGKNTHEAEVLLSPKKVMGREEMEKLNSKGILQVLPDETTFPLSLLRKYTHQLRGNESSKENMEKNMEGIVTPVFKEEKDYSDQEIQESIVKTNVLSKDYKDTFNDSLQKLLSEASTPAIQPSGGKVHGKQVLEPSVSENRTWRQKTDFADTEEEVKGPEKIINEHVDKTVVPPKVKRNSLTASLDKLLKEATGTSPSPLQTKLAPVITGTNSKPEEGRFFGKGIEQSHNTSADKREILAPFPERDETFGNTALPKKAESGSKEEPSPVLKTLERSAARKMPSKSLEDISSDSSNQAKVDNQPEELVRSAEDDEKADQEPDTNECIPRISTVPTPPDNPFSHPDKLKRMSKSVPAFLQDESDDRETDTASESSYQLSRHKKSPSSLTNLSSSSGMTSLSSVSGSVMSVYSGDFGNLEVKGNIQFAIEYVESLKELHVFVAQCKDLAAVDVKKQRSDPYVKAYLLPDKGKMGKKKTLVVKKTLNPVYNEILRYKIEKQILKTQKLNLSVWHRDTFKRNSFLGEVELDLETWDWDNKQNKQLRWYPLKRKTAPVALEAENRGEMKLALQYVPEPVPGKKLPTTGEVHIWVKECLDLPLLRGSHLNSFVKCTILPDTSRKSRQKTRAVGKTTNPIFNHTMVYDGFRPEDLMEACVELTVWDHYKLTNQFLGGLRIGFGTGKSYGTEVDWMDSTSEEVALWEKMVNSPNTWIEATLPLRMLLIAKISK